A genomic segment from Glycine max cultivar Williams 82 chromosome 1, Glycine_max_v4.0, whole genome shotgun sequence encodes:
- the LOC106794489 gene encoding uncharacterized protein: MEFISNAMILSFSILLLLPSASYSLYQKPENHIKTAIFVTGSFEMGPGSIATKTFENIKFPKGHVGIKSFDAELVDQEGNSIPSYETYLHHWFAIKYHQNITMSPNPKLRRPEDAFFQRNEGTCNGGILPHYWGFGVESRGTTSKIPDPFAIEQGNPTKIKNGYEEKWLLNIMVIDTRGAQDKKACTQCRCDQMNLPKDFYNVTRDIHNQKLTTNYKGGLFCCQDNLQCKQIEGFQGSRRMVSLRYKISWVDWNIYQIPVKVYILDSTDKVRSNGSKILHDCLAEYTIPATGGGGDSPHVQKANIPMEKGGYLIYGTAHMHSGVVNATLYGQDGRTLCTSTPKYGTGKEAGNEKGYLIGMSVCYPQPGSIKIHDGEILTLESRYKNEFRTGAMDISTSIWQRNYHNDIKNLNNHPQAQEVVRVHVIASTIETGIASG; the protein is encoded by the exons ATGGAGTTTATCTCTAATGCAATGATACTTTCATTCTCAATACTATTGTTGCTACCAAGTGCATCATATTCACTATATCAAAAGCCTGAAAATCATATTAAGACAGCTATTTTTGTAACTGGGAGTTTTGAAATGGGACCCGGATCAATTGCAACAAAAACATTTGAGAATATAAAGTTTCCAAAAGGTCATGTTGGAATTAAGAGTTTTGATGCGGAACTAGTTGACCAAGAAGGGAACTCTATACCTTCGTATGAAACTTACCTTCATCATTGGTTTGCAATAAAGTACCACCAAAATATTACCATGTCACCTAATCCTAAGCTTCGTCGTCCTGAGGATGCTTTTTTCCAAAGAAACGAAGGCACATGTAATGGTGGCATTCTTCCACATTATTGGGGATTTGGAGTAGAATCACGAGGAACAACCTCAAAAATTCCTGATCCTTTTGCTATAGAACAAGGTAacccaacaaaaattaaaaatggatatGAGGAGAAATGGTTGCTCAACATCATGGTCATTGATACACGTGGTGCACAAGATAAGAAAGCTTGCACTCAATGTAGATGTGACCAGATGAATCTCCCGAAGGACTTTTATAATGTCACAAGGGATATACATAACCAAAAATTGACTACAAATTATAAAGGAGGTCTATTTTGTTGTCAGGACAACTTACAATGCAAGCAAATAGAGGGTTTTCAAGGTTCAAGGAGAATGGTTTCCTTAAGATACAAAATTAGTTGGGTTGATTGGAACATATACCAAATACCAGTTAAGGTTTACATACTTGATTCCACCGACAAAGTGAGGTCAAATGGTTCCAAAATACTTCATGATTGTCTG GCAGAGTATACCATTCCAGCaactggtggtggtggtgattctCCTCATGTCCAAAAAGCAAACATCCCAATGGAAAAAGGAGGTTATCTAATTTATGGCACTGCTCATATGCATTCAGGTGTTGTAAATGCAACTTTATATGGACAG GATGGAAGGACTTTATGTACATCAACACCAAAATATGGAACAGGAAAAGAGGCTGGAAATGAGAAAGGTTATCTCATTGGAATGTCTGTTTGTTATCCACAACCGGGTTCAATCAAGATTCATGATGGTGAAATTTTGACTCTAGAATCTAGATATAAAAATGAGTTTCGTACTGGAGCTATGGACATTTCTACATCTATTTGGCAGAGGAACTACCacaatgatattaaaaat TTGAACAACCATcctcaggctcaggaggtagtgCGAGTACATGTGATTGCATCTACGATTGAAACTGGGATTGCATCTGGCTAA